Proteins encoded in a region of the Bubalus bubalis isolate 160015118507 breed Murrah chromosome 9, NDDB_SH_1, whole genome shotgun sequence genome:
- the IL12B gene encoding interleukin-12 subunit beta isoform X1, translated as MQMHPQQLVVSWFSLVLLASPIMAIWELEKNVYIVELDWYPDAPGETVVLTCDTPEEDGITWTSDQSSEVLGSGKTLTIQVKEFGDAGQYTCHKGGEALSRSLLLLHKKEDGIWSTDILKDQKEPKAKSFLKCEAKDYSGHFTCWWLTAISTDLKFSVKSSRGSSDPRGVTCGAASLSAEKVSVDHREYNKYTVECQEGSTCPAAEESLLIEVVVEAVHKLKYENYTSSFFIRDIIKPDPPKNLQLRPLKNSRQVEVSWEYPDTWSTPHSYFSLTFCVQVQGKNKREKKLFMDQTSAKVTCHKDANVRVQARDRYYSSFWSEWASVSCS; from the exons ATGCAGATGCACCCTCAGCAGTTGGTTGTTTCCTGGTTTTCCCTGGTTTTGCTGGCATCTCCCATCATGGCCATATGGGAACTGGAGAAAAATG TTTATATTGTAGAATTGGATTGGTATCCTGATGCTCCTGGAGAAACAGTGGTCCTCACGTGTGACACTCCTGAAGAAGACGGTATCACCTGGACCTCAGACCAGAGCAGTGAGGTCTTGGGCTCTGGCAAAACCTTGACCATCCAAGTCAAAGAGTTTGGAGATGCTGGGCAGTACACCTGTCACAAAGGAGGCGAGGCTCTGAGTCGTTCACTCCTCCTGCTGCACAAAAAGGAAGATGGAATTTGGTCCACTGATATTTTAAAGGATCAGAAAG AACCCAAAGCtaagagttttttaaaatgtgaggcAAAGGATTATTCTGGACACTTCACCTGCTGGTGGCTGACAGCAATCAGTACTGATTTGAAATTCAGTGTCAAAAGCAGCAGAGG CTCCTCTGACCCCCGAGGGGTGACGTGCGGAGCAGCGTCGCTCTCAGCAGAGAAGGTCAGCGTGGACCACAGGGAGTATAACAAGTACACAGTGGAGTGTCAGGAGGGCAGCACCTGCCCAGCCGCCGAGGAGAGCCTGCTTATTGAGGTCGTGGTAGAAGCTGTGCACAAGCTCAAGTATGAAAACTACACCAGCAGCTTCTTCATCAGGGACATCA TCAAACCAGACCCACCCAAGAACCTGCAACTGAGACCATTAAAGAATTCTCGGCAGGTGGAGGTCAGCTGGGAGTACCCTGACACGTGGAGTACCCCACATTCCTACTTCTCCCTGACGTTTTGTGTTCAGGTCCAGGgaaagaacaagagagaaaag AAACTCTTCATGGACCAAACCTCAGCCAAAGTCACATGCCACAAGGATGCCAACGTCCGCGTGCAAGCCCGGGACCGCTACTACAGCTCATTCTGGAGTGAATGGGCATCTGTGTCCTGCAGTTAG
- the IL12B gene encoding interleukin-12 subunit beta isoform X2 encodes MHPQQLVVSWFSLVLLASPIMAIWELEKNVYIVELDWYPDAPGETVVLTCDTPEEDGITWTSDQSSEVLGSGKTLTIQVKEFGDAGQYTCHKGGEALSRSLLLLHKKEDGIWSTDILKDQKEPKAKSFLKCEAKDYSGHFTCWWLTAISTDLKFSVKSSRGSSDPRGVTCGAASLSAEKVSVDHREYNKYTVECQEGSTCPAAEESLLIEVVVEAVHKLKYENYTSSFFIRDIIKPDPPKNLQLRPLKNSRQVEVSWEYPDTWSTPHSYFSLTFCVQVQGKNKREKKLFMDQTSAKVTCHKDANVRVQARDRYYSSFWSEWASVSCS; translated from the exons ATGCACCCTCAGCAGTTGGTTGTTTCCTGGTTTTCCCTGGTTTTGCTGGCATCTCCCATCATGGCCATATGGGAACTGGAGAAAAATG TTTATATTGTAGAATTGGATTGGTATCCTGATGCTCCTGGAGAAACAGTGGTCCTCACGTGTGACACTCCTGAAGAAGACGGTATCACCTGGACCTCAGACCAGAGCAGTGAGGTCTTGGGCTCTGGCAAAACCTTGACCATCCAAGTCAAAGAGTTTGGAGATGCTGGGCAGTACACCTGTCACAAAGGAGGCGAGGCTCTGAGTCGTTCACTCCTCCTGCTGCACAAAAAGGAAGATGGAATTTGGTCCACTGATATTTTAAAGGATCAGAAAG AACCCAAAGCtaagagttttttaaaatgtgaggcAAAGGATTATTCTGGACACTTCACCTGCTGGTGGCTGACAGCAATCAGTACTGATTTGAAATTCAGTGTCAAAAGCAGCAGAGG CTCCTCTGACCCCCGAGGGGTGACGTGCGGAGCAGCGTCGCTCTCAGCAGAGAAGGTCAGCGTGGACCACAGGGAGTATAACAAGTACACAGTGGAGTGTCAGGAGGGCAGCACCTGCCCAGCCGCCGAGGAGAGCCTGCTTATTGAGGTCGTGGTAGAAGCTGTGCACAAGCTCAAGTATGAAAACTACACCAGCAGCTTCTTCATCAGGGACATCA TCAAACCAGACCCACCCAAGAACCTGCAACTGAGACCATTAAAGAATTCTCGGCAGGTGGAGGTCAGCTGGGAGTACCCTGACACGTGGAGTACCCCACATTCCTACTTCTCCCTGACGTTTTGTGTTCAGGTCCAGGgaaagaacaagagagaaaag AAACTCTTCATGGACCAAACCTCAGCCAAAGTCACATGCCACAAGGATGCCAACGTCCGCGTGCAAGCCCGGGACCGCTACTACAGCTCATTCTGGAGTGAATGGGCATCTGTGTCCTGCAGTTAG